Proteins encoded within one genomic window of Rhodohalobacter sp. SW132:
- a CDS encoding AarF/ABC1/UbiB kinase family protein — protein sequence MSDFPSSKYDRGKIFAKTGLKVGSNYAKHYLKSLRGSNSEQNSQFYNQTAQEILTEFTKLRGTALKIAQSLSIDQGFLPDEFAEAMTQAQYSVPPINRSLVRSIIKRELGSYPETLFASFETEASAAASIGQVHRATLKDGRKVAVKIQYPGVRDTITTDLGLAKTLFRRFIKNSDELDEYFREIESSLRRETDYIAEGESINRFHERFAGEKFETPQWVEEYSTERVLTMTFIEGNHLNEFLKTEPSQTEKDRYGQLLWDFFHQQIQEFDEIHADTHPGNFLLTPDGKLGIIDFGCVKTFPPDFFKNYLLLLPTHLDRDIDAIIKLYKELSVLKTHPDEDPKEKRYFDFCINYGYTFAMPYESDKFDFGDPEYKELIRGYTKNAPIGNEARGNKHFIYSTRVHLGLYHFLMKIGAQIDTRESRNIVADAIKTL from the coding sequence ATGAGTGATTTTCCATCATCGAAATACGATCGCGGTAAAATTTTCGCCAAAACCGGGCTGAAGGTTGGTTCTAATTATGCAAAGCATTACCTGAAATCACTGCGCGGCTCCAATAGTGAACAGAATTCACAGTTTTATAATCAAACCGCCCAGGAGATTTTAACAGAGTTCACTAAGCTCAGGGGCACTGCATTGAAAATTGCACAGTCACTCAGTATTGACCAGGGATTTTTGCCTGATGAGTTTGCGGAGGCGATGACACAGGCGCAATATTCTGTACCCCCTATCAACCGATCCCTCGTACGATCTATTATTAAGCGTGAACTTGGCAGCTACCCTGAAACACTATTCGCCTCTTTTGAAACCGAAGCATCAGCGGCAGCTTCTATAGGTCAGGTGCATCGTGCTACATTAAAAGACGGGCGGAAGGTTGCCGTAAAGATTCAGTATCCGGGTGTGCGGGATACCATCACAACAGATCTCGGCCTGGCAAAAACGTTGTTCAGGAGATTTATCAAGAATAGTGATGAACTTGATGAATACTTCCGGGAAATTGAATCCTCCCTGCGGCGGGAAACCGATTATATCGCGGAGGGAGAATCGATCAACCGGTTTCACGAACGATTTGCGGGGGAGAAGTTCGAAACTCCGCAGTGGGTTGAAGAGTACTCCACCGAACGCGTACTCACCATGACATTCATTGAAGGCAACCATTTGAATGAATTTCTAAAAACAGAGCCATCGCAAACAGAAAAAGATCGGTACGGGCAGCTTTTGTGGGATTTTTTCCATCAGCAAATACAGGAGTTTGATGAAATTCATGCCGATACACATCCCGGAAATTTTTTACTGACGCCTGACGGAAAGCTTGGAATCATCGATTTTGGCTGCGTAAAAACGTTTCCGCCTGATTTTTTCAAAAACTACCTGCTGCTGCTGCCAACGCACCTTGACCGGGATATTGATGCCATCATCAAACTGTACAAGGAACTTAGTGTGCTGAAAACTCATCCTGATGAAGATCCGAAAGAGAAACGGTATTTCGACTTTTGCATCAATTATGGGTATACATTTGCGATGCCTTACGAATCAGACAAGTTTGATTTTGGCGACCCGGAATATAAAGAGTTAATCCGCGGCTATACGAAAAATGCACCCATTGGAAACGAGGCTCGGGGAAATAAGCATTTTATCTACAGCACCCGGGTTCATCTTGGCCTGTATCATTTCCTAATGAAAATCGGTGCTCAAATTGACACACGCGAGTCACGGAACATCGTTGCTGATGCTATCAAAACGTTGTGA